The following are from one region of the Halalkalicoccus subterraneus genome:
- a CDS encoding ABC transporter permease, with translation MSTVEQVKRRFGAGTVPLITKRARQALSVVLFFALWAALVRLEVLGFGRFVGPVPALSTFVSALLGAPMTGSGATIYQHAAFSAMRVVVAMVLATVTAIPLGLLIGASRRWEDALFPALEVFRPVPPVAWVPIALLLMPTFRSGVIFVVFLGAFFPILVNTIEGVGTVDEEYLRAAESLGADSREVFRHVIFPATLPSIVTGVSTGVGLAWITVVAAEMIAGGIGIGYIIFQAYRLLQTDVVAVGMIAIGILGYASATVVYRIGNRLTEWQTID, from the coding sequence ATGAGCACCGTCGAACAGGTCAAGCGTCGCTTCGGCGCGGGAACGGTGCCCCTGATCACGAAACGGGCCCGACAGGCGCTGTCGGTGGTCCTGTTTTTCGCCCTGTGGGCGGCGCTCGTCCGGCTTGAGGTGCTGGGCTTCGGACGGTTCGTCGGCCCCGTACCGGCGCTGTCGACGTTCGTTTCCGCGCTGCTCGGCGCGCCGATGACCGGAAGCGGGGCGACGATCTACCAACATGCGGCCTTCTCGGCGATGCGTGTCGTCGTCGCGATGGTTCTCGCCACGGTGACCGCCATCCCGCTGGGACTGCTCATCGGCGCGAGCCGTCGCTGGGAGGACGCGCTGTTCCCGGCCCTGGAGGTCTTCCGGCCGGTGCCGCCGGTCGCATGGGTCCCCATCGCGTTGTTGTTGATGCCGACGTTCCGAAGCGGCGTGATCTTCGTCGTCTTCCTCGGGGCGTTCTTCCCGATTCTCGTCAACACCATCGAGGGCGTCGGCACCGTCGACGAGGAGTACCTCCGCGCCGCAGAAAGCCTGGGCGCGGACTCCCGGGAGGTCTTCCGGCACGTGATCTTCCCGGCGACCCTACCTTCGATCGTCACGGGCGTCTCGACCGGCGTCGGCCTGGCCTGGATCACGGTCGTCGCCGCCGAGATGATCGCCGGCGGGATCGGGATCGGCTACATCATCTTCCAGGCCTATCGCCTGCTCCAGACCGACGTCGTCGCCGTCGGCATGATCGCCATCGGCATTCTGGGCTATGCGTCTGCGACCGTCGTCTACCGGATCGGCAACCGACTGACCGAGTGGCAGACCATCGACTGA
- a CDS encoding ABC transporter ATP-binding protein, which yields MSNQSQTTHEPTAEGEPTPEKTGAIDIEDLTKVYDPEGERVVAVDDMDLHIGAEEFVALLGPSGCGKSTVMNCIAGYLEPTEGEVIVDGDPVSGPDPKRGVVFQDNRLFPWKTVQENVEFGPQMNEGVEEGRARSILDEMGLDGFEDAYPSGLSGGMQQRAELARLLANDPDIMLMDEPFSALDALTKEIMQKKLIEVWERDNRTVLFITHDVEEAILLADRVVIMTARPGQVKDVIDVDLDRPRDPEVVTTDRFTELRERALSVIREEAQRALEQEEGEV from the coding sequence ATGAGCAACCAATCACAGACCACGCACGAACCGACGGCGGAGGGCGAACCGACACCCGAGAAGACCGGCGCGATCGACATCGAGGACCTGACGAAGGTCTACGACCCCGAGGGCGAACGCGTCGTCGCGGTCGACGACATGGACCTGCACATCGGGGCCGAGGAGTTCGTCGCGCTGCTGGGGCCGTCGGGCTGTGGGAAGAGCACCGTCATGAACTGCATCGCGGGCTACCTCGAACCCACCGAGGGCGAGGTGATCGTCGACGGCGATCCGGTTTCGGGTCCCGATCCCAAACGGGGCGTCGTCTTTCAGGACAACCGGCTGTTCCCCTGGAAGACGGTCCAGGAGAACGTCGAGTTCGGCCCCCAAATGAACGAGGGTGTCGAGGAGGGCCGCGCCCGGAGCATTCTCGACGAGATGGGCCTCGACGGCTTCGAGGACGCCTATCCCTCGGGGCTGTCGGGCGGGATGCAACAGCGCGCCGAGCTCGCGCGCCTGCTCGCGAACGACCCGGACATCATGCTGATGGACGAGCCCTTCAGCGCGCTCGACGCCCTGACCAAGGAGATCATGCAGAAGAAGCTGATCGAGGTCTGGGAGCGCGACAATCGGACGGTCCTGTTCATCACGCACGACGTCGAGGAGGCGATCCTGCTGGCCGATCGCGTCGTTATCATGACCGCCCGGCCCGGTCAGGTCAAGGACGTCATCGACGTCGACCTCGACCGACCCCGTGACCCCGAGGTCGTCACGACCGACCGGTTCACCGAACTGCGCGAGCGGGCGCTGTCGGTCATCCGCGAGGAGGCCCAGCGCGCGCTCGAACAGGAGGAGGGCGAGGTCTGA
- a CDS encoding substrate-binding domain-containing protein yields the protein MLDSLVEEHPEAAKGWLKAELEAKHIMATQPERAVDLIKQEGQLRAYDRETVRATLYENLDVSSDVQRLLFYTDYEAVDPANRLFKERAPEFLYENQEVIPQLPPEERYRIDLLREAVEELRSEVDWNPLREAER from the coding sequence ATGCTCGACTCGCTTGTCGAGGAGCATCCCGAGGCCGCAAAGGGCTGGCTCAAGGCCGAACTCGAGGCCAAACACATCATGGCCACCCAGCCCGAACGGGCGGTCGACCTCATCAAACAGGAGGGCCAACTGCGCGCCTACGACCGCGAGACGGTCCGCGCGACCCTCTACGAGAACCTCGACGTCAGTTCCGACGTCCAACGGTTGCTGTTCTACACCGACTACGAGGCCGTCGACCCGGCGAACCGGCTGTTCAAGGAGCGCGCTCCGGAGTTCCTCTACGAGAACCAGGAGGTCATCCCGCAGCTCCCACCCGAGGAGCGCTACCGGATCGACCTCCTTCGGGAGGCCGTCGAGGAACTCAGGAGTGAAGTCGACTGGAACCCGCTCCGGGAGGCCGAACGATGA
- a CDS encoding DUF7535 family protein — protein MSESDGSTVKKALRTVTPSYRGRPDREMNVIGLAYFLILLVVLVPLLPFMIIVWVLSKVFGAIRQKAV, from the coding sequence ATGAGCGAATCGGACGGTTCCACGGTGAAGAAAGCGCTCAGAACAGTGACGCCATCCTACCGGGGGCGGCCGGACCGGGAGATGAACGTCATCGGGCTCGCGTATTTCCTGATACTGTTGGTGGTGCTCGTTCCCCTGCTCCCGTTCATGATCATCGTCTGGGTGCTGAGCAAGGTCTTCGGAGCGATCCGGCAGAAGGCCGTCTGA
- the leuS gene encoding leucine--tRNA ligase: MSERDYDHTAIEERWQAAWADADAYRTPDDAEDPTYVLGMYPYPSGKLHMGHVRNYTITDAYARYRRMTGDEVLHPMGWDAFGLPAENAAKERDTNPRDWTMDCIETMRGQMKSMGFGYDWDREITTCTPEYYKWNQWLFERFHEEGLVERRDAEVNWCPNCETVLADEQVEGEEELCWRCDTPVVQRELEQWFLKITEYADELLEAIDELEGWPNSVRQMQRNWIGRQYGTELEFDVEGHGSVEAFTTRVDTIHGATFFALAPDHPISEALADEDDEIREFVEEEADPEGDEPNGVPTGLTATNPATGEEIPVYVADFVLSDVGTGALMAVPAHDERDHAFATKHDVEIRPVIAPEPDDWDGETVPEAPDVEAEAFTEDGVLVNSGEHSGLDSETARERLTEGIESAEGSTQYQLRDWGISRQRYWGTPIPVVHCHDDCGAVMVPEGDLPVELPEFVNTTGNPLDAAEEWKETTCPECGGPAERETDTMDTFVDSSWYFLRYVSPDLDDVPFDRERANDWMPVDQYVGGIEHAVMHLLYSRFFTKVLADHEGLEHREPFENLLAQGMVQLEGEKMSKSVGNTVSPQRIVEEYGADTARLFMMQAAQPDKAFDWSEDGVQSTYAFLDRLKGSVETFAENEPAGEDDAVAGYVASEIDATIAIATDEYDALRFNEALREAQGLVRTLRQYAEYTEPHAETYGRGLSAVVRLLAPVAPHLAEELWEELGEEGFVVEADWPEAEADRTFVEQRRRLVENTRGDVRDIVEVAGIEDPERIDVVIAPDWKYDALEIAIDSDAENLIGELMGEDHIREQGDAAASYGQDLQAEREALSMTLSPKSEHEALEAAAWLLEREFDADVEVVRADEADEEVVRKAEPGRPAIHIED; the protein is encoded by the coding sequence ATGAGCGAACGGGACTACGACCACACGGCGATCGAGGAGCGCTGGCAGGCGGCGTGGGCCGACGCCGACGCCTACCGGACCCCCGACGACGCCGAGGACCCGACGTACGTCCTCGGGATGTACCCCTACCCGTCAGGCAAACTCCACATGGGCCACGTCCGCAACTACACGATCACGGACGCCTACGCCCGGTACCGCCGCATGACCGGCGACGAGGTGCTTCACCCGATGGGCTGGGACGCCTTCGGCCTGCCCGCCGAGAACGCCGCCAAAGAGCGCGACACCAACCCGCGCGACTGGACGATGGACTGCATCGAGACGATGCGCGGCCAGATGAAGTCGATGGGCTTCGGCTACGACTGGGACCGCGAGATCACCACCTGTACGCCCGAGTACTACAAGTGGAACCAGTGGCTCTTCGAGCGCTTTCACGAGGAGGGGCTGGTCGAGCGACGCGACGCCGAGGTCAACTGGTGTCCCAACTGCGAGACGGTGCTCGCCGACGAGCAGGTCGAGGGCGAGGAGGAGCTCTGCTGGCGGTGTGACACCCCCGTCGTCCAGCGCGAGCTCGAACAGTGGTTCCTGAAGATCACCGAGTACGCGGACGAACTCCTCGAAGCGATCGACGAGCTGGAGGGATGGCCCAACTCGGTGCGCCAGATGCAGCGCAACTGGATCGGCCGCCAGTACGGGACCGAACTCGAGTTCGATGTGGAGGGCCACGGGAGCGTCGAGGCCTTCACCACCCGCGTCGACACGATCCACGGCGCGACGTTCTTCGCGCTCGCGCCCGATCACCCGATCAGCGAGGCGCTGGCCGACGAGGACGACGAGATCCGCGAGTTCGTCGAGGAGGAGGCGGACCCCGAGGGCGACGAGCCCAACGGCGTTCCGACGGGGCTGACCGCCACCAACCCCGCGACGGGCGAGGAGATCCCGGTCTACGTCGCGGACTTCGTCCTCTCGGACGTCGGGACTGGCGCGCTGATGGCCGTCCCGGCCCACGACGAGCGCGACCACGCCTTCGCGACGAAACACGACGTCGAGATCCGGCCGGTGATCGCCCCCGAGCCAGACGACTGGGATGGCGAGACCGTCCCGGAGGCACCGGACGTCGAGGCCGAAGCGTTCACCGAGGACGGCGTCCTCGTGAACTCGGGCGAGCATTCGGGGCTCGACAGCGAGACGGCCCGCGAGCGCCTGACTGAGGGGATCGAGAGCGCCGAGGGCTCGACGCAGTATCAGCTCCGGGACTGGGGGATCTCTCGACAGCGCTACTGGGGGACGCCGATCCCGGTCGTCCACTGCCACGACGACTGCGGGGCCGTCATGGTGCCCGAGGGGGACCTCCCCGTCGAGCTTCCCGAGTTCGTCAACACCACCGGCAACCCACTCGATGCGGCCGAGGAGTGGAAGGAGACGACCTGTCCGGAGTGTGGCGGCCCCGCGGAGCGCGAGACCGACACGATGGACACGTTCGTCGACTCCTCGTGGTATTTCTTGAGGTACGTCTCGCCCGATCTGGACGACGTGCCGTTCGATCGCGAGCGGGCAAACGACTGGATGCCCGTCGACCAGTACGTCGGCGGCATCGAGCACGCGGTGATGCACCTGCTGTACTCGCGCTTCTTCACGAAGGTGCTCGCCGACCACGAGGGTCTGGAGCATCGCGAGCCGTTCGAGAACTTACTCGCACAGGGAATGGTCCAGCTGGAGGGCGAGAAGATGTCGAAATCGGTCGGCAACACCGTCTCGCCCCAGCGCATCGTCGAGGAGTACGGCGCCGACACCGCCCGCCTGTTCATGATGCAGGCGGCCCAGCCCGACAAGGCGTTCGACTGGAGCGAGGACGGGGTGCAATCGACGTACGCCTTCCTCGATCGGCTGAAGGGGTCAGTCGAGACGTTCGCCGAGAACGAACCCGCGGGCGAGGACGACGCCGTCGCGGGCTACGTCGCGAGCGAGATCGACGCGACGATCGCCATCGCGACCGACGAGTACGACGCGCTTCGGTTCAACGAGGCGCTGCGGGAGGCCCAGGGGCTCGTCCGGACCCTCCGACAGTACGCCGAGTACACCGAACCCCACGCCGAGACCTACGGGCGCGGGCTGTCGGCGGTGGTCCGGCTGCTCGCGCCGGTCGCGCCCCACCTCGCCGAGGAGCTCTGGGAGGAGCTGGGAGAGGAGGGGTTCGTCGTCGAGGCCGACTGGCCGGAGGCCGAGGCCGATCGAACGTTCGTCGAACAGCGCCGCCGGCTGGTCGAGAACACCCGCGGGGACGTACGCGACATCGTCGAGGTCGCCGGAATCGAAGACCCCGAGCGGATCGACGTCGTGATCGCGCCCGACTGGAAGTACGACGCTCTGGAGATCGCCATCGACAGCGACGCCGAGAACCTGATCGGCGAACTCATGGGCGAGGACCACATCCGCGAGCAGGGTGACGCCGCCGCGAGCTACGGCCAGGACCTGCAGGCCGAACGCGAGGCCCTCTCGATGACCCTTTCCCCCAAATCGGAACACGAGGCCCTGGAGGCGGCTGCGTGGCTGCTCGAACGCGAGTTCGACGCCGACGTCGAGGTCGTCCGCGCCGACGAGGCCGACGAGGAGGTCGTTCGGAAGGCCGAACCCGGCCGCCCGGCGATCCACATCGAGGACTGA